A genomic window from Chitinophaga pollutisoli includes:
- a CDS encoding glycosyltransferase, whose amino-acid sequence MKPLSVIIITYNRPDDLGMLVRNLAAQQNADALLEEVIVINNASTADYSEVKAFMAERPYFRYVDSPENLGVARGRNLGISLAKAPVLVTIDDDAWFRDATALQSITDAFAGSYLRDNQAGILCFKVLYASTGQMQVNAFPHKQFEKYRSKPYFLAPYFIGCGHAILKEAYDKAGLYPEDFFYGMEEYDLSYRVMDKGYSIAYLSDIVVMHNESPLGRTPHAEKMRMLWVNKAKVAYRYLPKYCYYTTAAMWSLEFLQKTKWNWKAWASGWSSIFAIPKKEKRTPIGPSARAYLRKTEARLWY is encoded by the coding sequence ATGAAGCCATTATCCGTCATCATCATCACTTATAACCGTCCTGACGACCTCGGAATGCTCGTCCGCAACCTGGCCGCGCAACAAAACGCGGATGCGTTGCTGGAAGAGGTGATCGTCATCAATAACGCGTCCACGGCGGATTACAGCGAAGTGAAGGCCTTCATGGCCGAACGTCCTTATTTCCGCTACGTGGACTCGCCGGAAAACCTCGGCGTAGCCAGGGGCCGCAATCTCGGCATATCCCTGGCCAAAGCGCCCGTCCTCGTCACGATCGACGACGACGCCTGGTTCCGCGATGCCACGGCGCTCCAATCCATCACCGATGCCTTCGCGGGATCGTACCTGCGCGACAACCAGGCGGGGATCCTTTGCTTCAAGGTGCTCTACGCCAGCACGGGGCAAATGCAGGTCAACGCCTTCCCGCACAAGCAATTCGAAAAGTACCGCAGCAAACCGTATTTCCTTGCGCCGTATTTCATCGGCTGCGGGCATGCCATCCTGAAGGAAGCGTACGATAAAGCCGGGCTGTACCCTGAAGATTTTTTCTACGGGATGGAGGAGTACGACCTGTCGTACCGCGTGATGGATAAAGGTTACAGCATCGCATATTTGTCGGATATCGTGGTAATGCACAACGAATCGCCGCTGGGCCGCACGCCGCATGCGGAGAAGATGCGGATGCTCTGGGTGAACAAGGCGAAGGTAGCTTACCGTTATCTTCCCAAATATTGCTACTATACGACGGCGGCAATGTGGTCGCTGGAGTTTTTGCAGAAAACCAAATGGAACTGGAAAGCCTGGGCCAGCGGCTGGTCGTCCATCTTCGCCATTCCCAAAAAGGAAAAACGAACGCCCATCGGACCTTCCGCCCGCGCATACCTCCGCAAAACGGAAGCGCGCCTGTGGTATTGA